A segment of the Anaerolineales bacterium genome:
GGTCGATCTCTTGCGCCTGAGCATGAAGCCCAGGGGATAGGCTCGATCCTGAGGCAGGAGGTTTGCATGAACGAGGTGCGCCCGCACACCCACTCCGACGAGATACCCGCCGACCAGCGCCTTACCGCCTTGCTGGAAGTCGTCAGCTCCTACATCGAACACTATCACGGCGGTTGGGTCCGGCTTGTCGATTTCGATGGGAAGGTGCTGCGCGTCGAACTGGGCGGAGCCTGTTCCACTTGCCGTCTCTCGGAGACCACGCTGCACGGCTGGGTGGAGGGGACGGTTCGCCAGTTCTTCCCGGAGATTGAACGCATCGAAGCGGTGTGAGTCGCTCTAGCCCCGGAGCTCGGCCCCGGGCGTGAGCTCCGCATCCAAGCATCCTGGAGCCCGTCAACCTCTCAGGAAGGGCACAAGCCGCCTCGGCCAATCCAGCCCGAGGCGGCGTGCTTCGGCCGAGCCCGGGCACCTCGGCTGAACCTGTGATCCTGCCCAGCTCGCGGCCTCGCTACCCGCGAGCCGGCACGCGGCGCAAGTACGCCCCCGTCGGGGGGCGCAGGACTTGTCCTGTCGACCTCGGCCCGCACTTGGGGCCGAAACCGGCCTCAGGCGCCTTCCAGCTGCAAGACCACCACAGGCACGGAGGCGGTCTCGGCAAAGCGCTGGGCGTCTTCGGGCGCCCCGGCGACACCGGCCCCGTAGTGCATCGGGACGGCGACCCTCGGGCGGATCTGACGTGCGGCCTCCACGGCCTGCTCCACCGTCATCACATATACACCGCTCACCGGAAGCAGGGCGACGTCGCAACGGATCTCGCTCATTTCGGGGATGACGTCGGTGTCGCCGGCGAAGTACAACCGCTCGCCAAGGAGTTCCAGCACGAAGCCAACATGCCCGGCCTCCTTTGGATGAAAGGCCTTGTCGACGTTGTACGCCGGGACCACCTCGATCTTGACCTCGCCCACGGTGAGGCTGTCCCCGGGCCGGACAACCGTCACAGGCGGCGAGAGCTTGCTCGCCGCCGACGAGTTGGCCACCAGCCGCGTCTTCGGGCGGCGGATGACGGCAACGTCCTCCGGCGAGCAGTGGTCGTGATGATCGTGCGTCACCAGGATCAAGTCGGCTGGCGGAGCCCCTGGCGGGAGCCTCCAGGGATCCAAATAGACCACCAACGGCCTGTCTAGGCGGAATGAGTCGTGTCCGTACCAGTGGAGTTGCTGCAACAGCGCCGGCTGCATGCTATCCATTCATCGCTCCTTCCCCCCTCTCGGGCTGCTCGATCAGGTAGCGCATGATCGGCCGCGAGGCCGACCGTCGCACAACTTCAGCGAATCCAATCCGGGTGAACGTCGGCACCAGCCCGGTGTAGGCGTAGGCGTCGGGGTAGGCGGGCGAGGCGGTGTCGATCGGATAGGCTTCGACGATCGAGGCGCCGCAGGCCCGGGCGTAGTCGACGGCGGCCTGCGCTAAGCGGGAAGACAGGCCTTGGTGGCGGTGCCTGCGGCCGATGTAGAAGCACACGATCGACCACACGGGCTGGTCATCGATCCGGGCCAACACCCGCGACCGATCGAGCGCGGGGAACTCCGTGCGCGGCCCGATGCAGCACCAGCCGGCCGGCTGGCCGTCGCTGTAGGCCATCAGCCCGGGCACAGTTCCGGCCGACACCAGCCGCTTGAAGGCCCGTCGGTTGGCGTCCCCTTGGTTGGCGTCGAAGTCCGCCCGGCTCAGGCGCCACCACATGCACCAGCAGCCGGCGCAAGCCCCGCGGGGGCCAAACAGTGTCTCGATATCCCGCCAGCGCTCCGGTGTGACCAGCCGCAACTCGAGGCTGGGTTCGGCGGCGGGCGGAGCGAGAGGCTTGGGCGCAGGCACGGCTACCTCCGGCCGCAAGCTACTACGAACTCATCCACAAGGCGCAGCACTTCATGGACGTCACCGTAGCTGCGAACCGTCAATCCGACGGAGTCGTTGCCGGTGATCATCTTGGACACCCGTTCGCCCTCGCGGTAGCAGCACAGTACCGGCTTTCCCAGGCTCAGCGCATAGGCGATCTCATAGCCGACTCCGTGGGAGGGCGTGCTGACCTCCGCCACAAGCGCCTGGCAGCCGTCGATCCAGGCGATGTCACGCTGATAGACCTCCGCCGGGTTGATCACCCGCTCGAGTTGCATGACCTCCGGCCGTGCCAGATGAGCCGTCGGCACCGCGTGCCCCTGTGCGAGCAGGTGATCGACGATCTGCCCGTAGGTCGTTTCGTGGTCGCGTCCCCCGGTCAGGGAGCAGGAGAAGTACACGTTCATGGTGACCTTCCGCGATCGGCAGGCTCGGCCTCAGTTGCCCGTCTTGGAGGCGCCGTGGCGGCATGATACCATGCCCCGCCCGCTCGCCGCCGCCGGATCCGATGCTTTCCCCTGCCGCCCGGCATCCTGCCCGGCGGCATTGTCATGTCCGGTCGTCGGGCTGCGCCCTCAGACTTTCTGTAGGAGGCGAGCAATGGCGGAACGGCGTCGGGGAACGGTGAAGTGATTCAACGCCCTCAAGGGCTCCGGCTTCATCGGCCAGCAGGGAGGCGAGGCTATCTTCGCCCAGTTCTCATCCGCCCAGATGGACGGATTCCCGAAGCTCGAGGCCGGGCAGGTGGTGGAGTTCACCGTCGAGGCCGGCTCCGAGGGCAACCAGGTATCGATCGTTCTGCCCATGCAGCTCCGGCTCACACAGGCACCCATCCCGACGCCCCGCTCCTGCGGGGCGTTCTCATCTCCGGCAGCGTTGTCCCGCGCCGGCCGGCGTGCTATGATGCCCACCATCGAGGGACGCCATGGACACCTCCGACACCTTCCGTTTCCTGCAGGCGGAAGTCGTCCGTCTGCGTGAAGAGAACCGCGAGCTCAAGGGCGAGTTGATCGTGGCCCAGGCCTCTGTGCGCGCCCTGTGCGCGCTGCAGGCGATCCTGGAGAAACTCCATCCCGAGCAGGACGTGCTCTCCTTGCTCAATGAGATCCTGGCCTCAGCCCTGACCGTTGTCGGCGCCAGCGACGGATCGCTGCTGCTGCTGGACGATCAGAACGGCGACCTAGTGTTCGCCGTCGTCCATGGCCAGGCGCGCAGCCAGCTGACCGGATTCCGCATCCCGCCCGGCAAGGGTATCGCCGGCTGGGTAGCGGCCAACCGGCAACCGGATGTCGTGCGCGATGTCCATCTGGATCCCCGGTTCTATTCTGCCGTCGATGAGACGTTCGGCTTTCTTACTCGATCCCTGGCCTGCGTTCCGCTCCATGAGGGCGACAAAGTCCTAGGAGTGATTGAGGCGATCAATAAGTCGTCCGACCGCGACTTCACCCCCCAGGATCTGGAGCTCCTGCAGCTCGTGGCGCTGCTGGCCTCGATTGCCCTCGCCCGTGCCGAGAAGTACGCCGAGTCCGCGGCCTCCGCCTAGGCGCTTATCCCATCCGAGGTTGAACGCGACGAGATGCGGGGAAGCGCCCGCATCTCGCTTTGCCTGCCTCCACCCGGGAGGGCCCTGGCGGAGTTACCAGCCCGGCGCCGCGCCGTTCACGCCCGCACGGCTTACTGACGCAGGCTCGCCCCCAGCTCCTCCCTCAGTGCCTGGACGATCCGCTGGCGCACGCCGCGCACTTCCTCATCCGTTAGCGTACGTTGGCCGGATCGGTACACCAGGGAATAAGCCAGGCTCTTCTGGCCGGCCCCGATCTGCTCTCCCTGATACACATCGAACAGTTGAATCCCCTCCAGCAGGCTGCCGGCCGCCGTTCGGATCACCCCTTCGACCCGGGCCGCTGGCAGCGAGTCATCGACGACGACCGCCAGGTCCTCCAGGA
Coding sequences within it:
- a CDS encoding NifU family protein, with the translated sequence MNEVRPHTHSDEIPADQRLTALLEVVSSYIEHYHGGWVRLVDFDGKVLRVELGGACSTCRLSETTLHGWVEGTVRQFFPEIERIEAV
- a CDS encoding MBL fold metallo-hydrolase, with product MDSMQPALLQQLHWYGHDSFRLDRPLVVYLDPWRLPPGAPPADLILVTHDHHDHCSPEDVAVIRRPKTRLVANSSAASKLSPPVTVVRPGDSLTVGEVKIEVVPAYNVDKAFHPKEAGHVGFVLELLGERLYFAGDTDVIPEMSEIRCDVALLPVSGVYVMTVEQAVEAARQIRPRVAVPMHYGAGVAGAPEDAQRFAETASVPVVVLQLEGA
- a CDS encoding GNAT family N-acetyltransferase, with translation MPAPKPLAPPAAEPSLELRLVTPERWRDIETLFGPRGACAGCWCMWWRLSRADFDANQGDANRRAFKRLVSAGTVPGLMAYSDGQPAGWCCIGPRTEFPALDRSRVLARIDDQPVWSIVCFYIGRRHRHQGLSSRLAQAAVDYARACGASIVEAYPIDTASPAYPDAYAYTGLVPTFTRIGFAEVVRRSASRPIMRYLIEQPERGEGAMNG
- a CDS encoding nucleoside 2-deoxyribosyltransferase, producing MNVYFSCSLTGGRDHETTYGQIVDHLLAQGHAVPTAHLARPEVMQLERVINPAEVYQRDIAWIDGCQALVAEVSTPSHGVGYEIAYALSLGKPVLCCYREGERVSKMITGNDSVGLTVRSYGDVHEVLRLVDEFVVACGRR
- a CDS encoding GAF domain-containing protein, whose protein sequence is MDTSDTFRFLQAEVVRLREENRELKGELIVAQASVRALCALQAILEKLHPEQDVLSLLNEILASALTVVGASDGSLLLLDDQNGDLVFAVVHGQARSQLTGFRIPPGKGIAGWVAANRQPDVVRDVHLDPRFYSAVDETFGFLTRSLACVPLHEGDKVLGVIEAINKSSDRDFTPQDLELLQLVALLASIALARAEKYAESAASA